From the genome of Carnobacterium viridans:
ATTGTACCTTAAATGTATCCATTTTCATAGAAATAAGAAAGAAGATGTTGTTTAAAAATGATTAATAAAATTCATATTCGTTTATTTAAACTCATAATAAATAAAAGCATGCTAATCATAACAAAGAATAAAACAGTAAAAGCCAGCCAAATAGGATGAAAAAATACAAGTAGAAGAGAGCTAAGTCCACCAATAAAAAAAAGAACACCATAGAATTTAAAAAAAGGTGCTGTTTCTGAGGGACTAGTTTTATTCGTATGAGTTAATAGAATAGAAGCTTTTCCAGTGTAAAAAAAGAATGCTGCATAAAGAAGCAACGCTGAAAAAATAAAAAATAATATCGATAATAGCATGATAAGACCTTCTTTCAATAGGTAATTACAAAATAAGAATAACATATATTCCTAATAAGTTAAGGGTAAATTTGCTTTAATAACAAAGAAAAAAGCCATTCAATTAAGAATGACTTTAAAAGTTTTAAACTTTAAATGAGAAATCCGATGATGCCGTTGATATGCTCAGTTAGTATTGAACCCGCAAGAAGCAGGTGGGCTCCGCCGTCAATCTTCTAACTACCAAGTGAAAAGGCTTGTTATCCGATTGAATCAGGTTGGATCCCAAGGTAATATTAATTGTTCGGTCAACACATGTTGAGCAAGACGAGCATCTCAGAAATCTTATCCTTATAGTAGCATAAGCATATGATGTTGTCAATTATTTGCCTGTAAACGTTCTGTTGAAAGATTGTTTTAACAACAAAGAAAGCGGTTAATGAATACTCTTGTTTCCTTTTTTTAAATTGATTGAATCATACTGCTTTGCCAAAGTATCTTCATATTTTCCTGTGTGATTTGGTGTATAGTAAGAAGCATTTTTTAGTTTGTCAGGTAAGTATTGCTGATTTACCCATGCACCAGGATAACTATGCGGATAGAGATAATCTACACCGCGGCCAAGTTCTTTTGCTCCACTATAATGAGAATCTTTTAAATGATCAGGTACATCTCCACTTTTCCCAGCTCGTACATCTTGGAGGGCTGCATCAATCGCTGCGTAAGACGAATTTGATTTTGGAGAGAGACATAAATCAACTACTACATTAGCTAAAGGTATTCGGGCTTCCGGAAAGCCCAATTTTTCAGATGCTTGAATAGCGGTAACAGTCCTAGAAGCTGCAGAAGGATTAGCTAATCCGATATCTTCATAAGCGATAACCATTAACCGCCTTGAGATAATAGGTAAATCGCCAGCTTCAATCAGTCTAGCAAGATAATGTAAAGCAGCATTTACATCGCTTCCACGAATGGATTTTTGTAAAGCGGAAATAACATCATAATGAGCATCACCATCTTTATCATGTGTTAAAGCTTTTCTTTGAACACACTCTTCAGCAATCTCTAAAGTAATATTGATCGTTCCTTGTTCATCTGGAGCTGTTGATTTAATCGCCAGTTCTAAACCATTCAAAGAACTCCTCAAATCTCCGCTTGTGGCTCTAGAAAAGTGGAGTAATGCTTGATCTGTAATAGCTATTTTTTCTTTACCAAAGCCTTTTTCTGGGTCTTTTACTGCATTCCACATAGCTTGTTGTATATCTTCATTAGAAAGCGTCTTAAGTTCAAATATTTGTGTTCTACTTCGGATGGCAGGATTTATCGTAATGTATGGATTTTCAGTTGTTGCCCCAATTAAGATAATACGTCCATTTTCCAAATGGGGCAGCAAAAAATCTTGCTTAGGTTTATCCAGACGATGGATCTCATCTAAAAGTAAAATCACAGTACCGCTCATTTTTGCTTCTTCCACGACAATTTGGAGATCTTTTTTTGTGTCACTAGCAGCATTCAAAATGCGAAATGCGTATTTTGTTGTCCCAGCAATCGCACTAGCGATACTAGTTTTTCCAATCCCAGGAGGGCCGTATAAAATCATCGAAGAAAGCATTTTAGCTTCTACCATACGTCGAATGATTTTTCCTTTTCCTACTAAGTGTTGCTGTCCAACAATATTATCAATATGAGTAGGCCTCATCCGATAAGCTAAAGGTTGATTCATAAAGCGTATCCTCCTATCAACATTATTATCCTTAGTATACCATTCTACCAAAATGGATTCTACAATAAAGAACGTTTGTTTGATTTTTAAAAATCAGCTTACTTTTATAAAGCAAATTGAATTTTTGGTTTGGCTTTTCTATGATTATTTGCGATAATGTGTAAGAAGTCATTTTTTTGATTAGGTTCGATTAATCAGAGGATTATGAAAGTGAGAAAGAAAGGAACTTTGTAATGGATGAAAAACACGAGTCCAATTTTTTAAACAGGTTATTAAAAACGGAAAATAAACAGCAACGCAGTTTATTTTCAAAAACAGCAAATGTCGTTTTTAACTCTGTTTTAGGAAGGGCAATAAAAGAAAAAGAATCATTGCGATCGAATCAACTTAAACCATCTAAACGAACGACAAAAACAGCCCTTTTAAATGAGAAAGAGCTTCTCCAGCAGGCAAAGAATGAAGCAGAGGAAATTTTGGCCGAAACTTTTCATCAATCTGAAAAGATGTATCAAGAAGTTCAACAAGACATAGCGGCCGCTAAAGAAGAAATTAAATTAAAAAAAGAGCAATCCACTGAACAGTATGATAAAGAAAAAGTGGAAGCAAATAAAATTACTCGAAAAGCTGAACTGCATGCCCAAGAGATGCTTGCTTCAGCTCAGTTTAAATCTGAACAAGTAGAAGAGGAAATCTCATTGAAAAAGGCAGCTTATCATCAGGAAATAGATAGAGAATTAGAAAAGTTAGTCAAAGAAAAAGAATGGTTTGAACAGTATCAAGAACAAGTACAAGAATCTATGGATAGAAAAGAAAAAGTTCTTTTTTATGAAACTCGAAAAAAAATAGAACAAGAACACTTAGAAAAAGCTGCATTGCAAAATAAAGTGGATTATTTAAAAGCATTGAATGCGAAAAGAAAAATAAATTCTTATCGTATTGGACTAGTGATTTTTAGCTGTACAGTCGTAATGAGTGTGCTATTAGCTGGACTTAGGTATTCAACACCGTTGTTTACGTTTATTATTACTTGTTTAGCTTTTGTTATTGCTTGTTTAGCATTTGTAGTGGTTTATATTAATTTAGTAGATGGTAAAAATGAAAAGAAAATAAAGGGAATTGGTTTTCAAAATGCTTCATTAATTGAAAAAAATAAAGCATTAACTGATACAATAGAAGATCTCGAAAAAGATATCAAGCAATTGAGTGATGAAAAAATCCAGCTTGAGAGGACCAAACGACAATCGCAGGATAATATGGAATTTTTAAAAATTATGCAAGCTGATTTGAAAGAATCTGAAATTAACAGAAGGATCTTAGAGTCAGAGAATGCGGCATTGAGAAAGCATTTAATTAGTGAGGAAGCAATCGAATAAAAAATCTGATCAACTTAAGACCTTATTTATATCAGAAGGAGAACCGAAGTATGACTAAATTATCACCATTTGAGCAAGTCAAAGAGTTTCATGAAGTATTCGATAAGCCAGTAAAAAAAGAGCCGCAAGCTTTAACTCCTGAAGAAGCTGTTACACGGGCAAATTTTACAACAGAAGAACTATTAGAATTCCTTTATGCAACTGTAGAAGGGGACGTCAACCAATTTGAATCTTTGGTTTCAGAATGGAAGCAAGCAGCTGAAGAATCTATTTTAAAGTTAAAAGAGCAGTCCAAAGAGGTCCCTGATCGTTTGATTGGACAAGTAGATGCGCTAACGGATGCAAATTATTTCAACTATGGTTCTTTTGTATTAATGGGTATTAATCCAGATCCAATTTTCTCAATCGTGCATCAAGCAAATATGGGGAAACTTTTTTCTGATGGCAAACCGCGTTATAGAAAAGCGGATGGAAAAGTTCTGAAACCT
Proteins encoded in this window:
- a CDS encoding replication-associated recombination protein A, whose translation is MNQPLAYRMRPTHIDNIVGQQHLVGKGKIIRRMVEAKMLSSMILYGPPGIGKTSIASAIAGTTKYAFRILNAASDTKKDLQIVVEEAKMSGTVILLLDEIHRLDKPKQDFLLPHLENGRIILIGATTENPYITINPAIRSRTQIFELKTLSNEDIQQAMWNAVKDPEKGFGKEKIAITDQALLHFSRATSGDLRSSLNGLELAIKSTAPDEQGTINITLEIAEECVQRKALTHDKDGDAHYDVISALQKSIRGSDVNAALHYLARLIEAGDLPIISRRLMVIAYEDIGLANPSAASRTVTAIQASEKLGFPEARIPLANVVVDLCLSPKSNSSYAAIDAALQDVRAGKSGDVPDHLKDSHYSGAKELGRGVDYLYPHSYPGAWVNQQYLPDKLKNASYYTPNHTGKYEDTLAKQYDSINLKKGNKSIH
- a CDS encoding HAD family hydrolase; the encoded protein is MTKLSPFEQVKEFHEVFDKPVKKEPQALTPEEAVTRANFTTEELLEFLYATVEGDVNQFESLVSEWKQAAEESILKLKEQSKEVPDRLIGQVDALTDANYFNYGSFVLMGINPDPIFSIVHQANMGKLFSDGKPRYRKADGKVLKPDNWEKEFAPEPKIRTEIERQIIKVDEGLIK